One Lytechinus variegatus isolate NC3 chromosome 14, Lvar_3.0, whole genome shotgun sequence genomic region harbors:
- the LOC121427599 gene encoding DNA ligase 3-like, giving the protein MRSKVYAVFHLGWTALKGASARHGQQHLVRHTSASFTVDRQLTYDTCSCRQPDFPKSYPSGTLSFKFIREAERILGLLGSSSSPSTLLSKTASGMDDEKAFMVDYARLGTSKCKRCKQGIEKKSPRIAKLTANPFSDDGGMMKNYFHINCMFETFVRARATTKKIEDPSDLDGFEKMEDEEKKLIRKNIEELLSRVKTPKKTPTKKKGTVQGVLTTGGQVVSPSKHPKPSTSQPASSHHTSSTSAAASSSATPSPTPSKTSYQGDGSDPQHPDNSFREYRKLCANIADQAGHHAKTKVVAGFLKSGSDGQSFQGDTYLVLKLLLPGVVKRVYNINSKQLVKLFSQIFGTDLDDMVTDLEQGDVSETVRKFFVESSHQPPIKKSVLTLYDVDKFLDSMTTVSKELDQQRELAKITRKCTANDLKMVVRLLKHDLRINSGAKHILDALDPNAYEAFQASRDLLDVVTRVLANQKASNGVPGMTKKLSVRAALMTPVLPMLAEACKSVEMGMRKCPNGMYAEIKYDGERVQIHKQGDNFQYFSRSLKPVLPHKVAHIKDWIPKACPHGNSLILDSEILMVDKDGKILPFGTLGIHKKSAFQDANVCLFVFDCLHFNGEDLMDKPLKTRRKILEENLDVIPNRIMLSESKYVTKSRQLSGLIADVIQEGLEGLVLKDVRSVYEPGKRHWLKVKKDYLKEGAMADSADLLVLGAFYGTGTKGGMMSIFLMGVYDPASESFRTVTKCANGLDDKTMDQVNRDLDMVKISKDSSKVPSWLRVNKTLVPDFVIKDPKKAPVWEIIGAEFTQSETHTAGGISIRFPRVTRFRDDKDFETATDLPRLRTLFKKSKESTDVSAILGVEALPSKVSAKRRKDDDDEDDDEEEITGFSFGKGGGTGASTSGKGASPTKRAADSPAKKVKTENSNNSNSPSPRKDNPECKYGAGCYQKSKEHQEKFRHTSSPSKHSPSKGLPNVFTGMVVYIPVEVKDNEKLQRYVIAYDGDVVDKASKSQATHVVRESKASENGTSSSAANVTSDWLWQCIRMKKLVPM; this is encoded by the exons ATGAGATCTAAGGTTTACGCCGTATTCCATCTTGGTTGGACTGCATTAAAAGGAGCTTCTGCAAGGCATGGTCAGCAACATCTGGTTCGTCACACCTCGGCGTCATTCACTGTTGATCGTCAACTAACATATGACACTTGCTCTTGTAGACAACCTGATTTTCCAAAGTCCTATCCAAGCGGTACACTTTCATTCAAATTCATAAGAGAAGCAGAACGAATCCTAGGTCTGTTAGGGTCCTCTTCAAGTCCCAGTACTCTTTTGTCAAAGACAGCTTCAGGAATGGATGATGAGAAAGCGTTCATGGTCGACTATGCCCGCCTTGGGacatcaaaatgcaagcgatGCAAGCAGGGGATCGAGAAGAAGTCGCCCAGGATTGCCAAACTCACGGCGAATCCTTTCAGTGACGATGGGGGCATGATGAAGAACTATTTCCACATCAACTGTATGTTTGAGACGTTTGTCCGGGCGAGGGCGACAACGAAGAAGATTGAGGATCCAAGCGACTTGGACGGTTTTGAGAAGATGGAGGACGAGGAGAAGAAATTAATCCGAAAGAACATAGAAG AGCTATTGTCCAGAGTCAAAACGCCCAAGAAAACGCCAACCAAGAAGAAAGGCACAGTTCAAGGTGTCCTTACAACAGGTGGACAAGTTGTATCCCCATCTAAACATCCAAAACCAA GTACTAGCCAGCCCGCATCCTCTCACCACACCTCATCAACTTCCGCTGCAGCATCCTCCTCCGCCACCCCGTCACCAACCCCCTCCAAAACCTCTTACCAAGGGGACGGCAGTGACCCCCAACATCCAGACAATTCATTCCGAGAGTACCGCAAGCTCTGTGCCAATATTGCAGACCAGGCTGGACACCATGCGAAGACCAAAGTCGTCGCCGGGTTTCTAAAGAGTGGCTCTGATGGAC AATCCTTTCAAGGTGATACTTACCTTGTACTGAAGCTGCTTCTTCCCGGTGTTGTGAAGAGAGTCTACAACATCAACAGCAAACAGCTGGTCAAGCTTTTTAGTCAG ATATTTGGGACAGACCTGGATGACATGGTGACAGACTTGGAACAAGGAGATGTCTCCGAGACGGTGAGGAAGTTCTTTGTCGAGAGCAGCCATCAGCCACCAATCAAGAAAAGTGTCCTCACACTTTATGAT GTGGACAAGTTTCTTGACAGCATGACCACCGTGTCAAAGGAACTTGATCAACAGAGGGAGCTTGCAAAGATCACCAGGAAATGTACAGCCAATGACCTCAAGATGGTGGTCCGTCTCCTCAAACATGATCTACGCATCAACTCGGGGGCAAAGCACAT ACTTGATGCGTTAGACCCCAATGCCTACGAAGCCTTTCAGGCATCAAGAGATCTGCTGGATGTTGTCACCCGTGTCCTTGCCAATCAGAAAGCCAGTAACGGTGTCCCTGGTATGACCAAGAAGCTGAGTGTCAGGGCGGCTCTCATGACACCGGTCTTGCCTATGCTG GCGGAGGCGTGTAAATCTGTTGAGATGGGAATGCGTAAGTGCCCTAATGGCATGTATGCTGAAATCAAGTATGATGGTGAGAGAGTACAGATCCACAAGCAGGGAGATAACTTCCAGTACTTCAGTCGATCCTTGAAACCAGTCCTGCCCCACAAGGTGGCCCACATCAAGGATTGGATCCCAAAGGCATGTCCCCATGGAAATAGTCTTATTCTGGACAGTGAG ATCTTGATGGTAGACAAAGATGGTAAGATCCTCCCATTTGGCACGCTGGGTATCCACAAGAAATCAGCCTTCCAGGATGCCAATGTTTGTCTCTTTGTCTTTGATTGTCTGCATTTCAATGGCGAAGACCTCATGGACAA ACCCCTCAAGACAAGACGGAAGATCCTGGAGGAGAACCTTGACGTGATCCCCAACCGCATCATGCTTTCCGAGTCCAAGTATGTCACCAAGTCCAGGCAGCTCTCTGGCCTCATTGCCGATGTCATCCAGGAAGGTCTTGAAGGTCTGGTTCTCAAGGATGTCCGGAGTGTCTATGAGCCAGGCAAACGCCACTGGCTCAAGGTGAAGAAGGACTACCTGAAGGAAGGAGCCATGGCAGACTCGGCTGATCTGTTGGTCCTCGGAGCGTTCTACGGCACTGGGACGAAAG GTGGGATGATGTCCATCTTCCTGATGGGTGTCTACGACCCAGCCTCAGAATCGTTCCGTACGGTGACCAAGTGTGCCAATGGCCTGGATGACAAGACCATGGACCAGGTCAACCGTGATCTAGACATGGTGAAGATTAGCAAGGACAGCAGTAAGGTGCCCTCATGGTTGCGGGTCAACAAGACCTTGGTGCCAGACTTTGTCATCAAAGATCCAAAG AAAGCTCCGGTTTGGGAGATCATCGGAGCCGAGTTCACTCAGTCAGAAACTCACACAGCAGGAGGCATCTCCATCAGGTTTCCCAGAGTGACTCGTTTCCGAGATGACAAGGACTTTGAGACGGCCACAGATCTACCAAGACTTAGG ACACTGTTCAAGAAGTCTAAAGAGAGTACTGATGTGAGTGCAATACTTGGAGTTGAAGCTTTACCATCCAAGGTGTCTGCCAAGCGGAGGAAGGACGACGacgacgaagatgatgatgaggaagagATCACCGGATTTAGCTTTGGGAAAGGAGGAGGTACTGGAGCCAGCACTTCGGGGAAAGGAGCCAGTCCAACCAAGAGGGCAGCAGACAGTCCAGCGAAGAAGGTGAAGACGGAGAACAGCAACAACAGCAATTCACCAAGCCCGAGAAAG GACAATCCTGAGTGCAAGTACGGGGCAGGTTGCTATCAGAAAAGCAAGGAACATCAAGAGAAATTCAGACACACAAGCTCACCATCAAAGCACAGTCCGTCAAAG GGTCTACCCAACGTATTCACAGGCATGGTCGTGTACATTCCTGTAGAGGTGAAAGACAATGAGAAGCTACAGCGATATGTGATAGCCTACGATGGGGATGTCGTCGACAAAGCCTCTAAATCCCAAGCCACTCATGTCGTCAGGGAGAGCAAAGCATCTGAG AATGGTACCAGTTCTTCAGCAGCGAATGTGACTTCAGACTGGCTTTGGCAGTGTATCAGAATGAAGAAACTAGTACCAATGTAA